The Equus quagga isolate Etosha38 chromosome 10, UCLA_HA_Equagga_1.0, whole genome shotgun sequence genome includes a region encoding these proteins:
- the MID1IP1 gene encoding mid1-interacting protein 1, which yields MMQICDTYNQKHSLFNAMNRFIGAVNNMDQTVMVPSLLRDVPLAEPGLDNDVSVEVGGSGGCLEERTPPAPSPGSANGSFFAPSRDMYSHYMLLKSIRNDIEWGVLHQPPPAGSEEGSTWKSKDILVDLSHLEGADTGEEDLEQQFHYHLRGLHTVLSKLTRKANILTNRYKQEIGFSNWGH from the coding sequence ATGATGCAAATCTGCGACACCTACAACCAGAAGCACTCGCTCTTTAACGCCATGAACCGCTTCATCGGTGCCGTGAACAACATGGACCAGACGGTGATGGTGCCCAGCCTGCTGCGCGACGTGCCCCTGGCCGAGCCCGGGCTGGATAACGACGTCAGCGTGGAGGTAGGCGGCAGTGGCGGCTGCCTGGAGGAGCGCACGCCCCCGGCCCCCAGTCCCGGCAGCGCCAATGGCAGCTTTTTCGCGCCCTCCCGGGACATGTACAGCCACTACATGCTGCTCAAGTCCATCCGCAACGACATCGAGTGGGGGGTCCTTCACCAGCCGCCGCCGGCGGGGAGCGAGGAGGGCAGCACCTGGAAGTCCAAGGACATCCTGGTGGACCTGAGCCACCTGGAGGGCGCGGACACCGGCGAGGAGGACCTGGAACAGCAGTTCCACTACCACCTGCGCGGGCTGCACACTGTGCTCTCCAAACTCACGCGCAAAGCCAACATCCTCACTAACAGATACAAGCAGGAGATCGGCTTCAGCAATTGGGGCCACTGA